The DNA region AAAAGAGCCAAAACGACCAATAATTAAAGCATAGCCGTTTTCTCCTAGTGGTTGTACCTTCATTGGTTCAGCACAACGTACAAACCACGACGAATGAGCATTGAGATATTCCGCAACTTGATCTACTGGAGCATACATCTCCATGTAATCGCTGTAGCAACCACAAAATCGGGTTTGATGGTCAAAATTTGTATCTGAAACTACATGATCAGTTTCTACTAAGTTGGCTTCTACAGGTAAAACAGTTTCTTTTATATCTAAGGACTGATATTCGCCGTTTGTTGAAAGCATCAAGCATTCCCCTCTGAGATGGCGTTTGGCTAGGTTTATGATTCCCAGGTGACTTGGGTGATTTCGTAGGCAAAATTCTATTTTGGCTGAAACTTTAACATTCTGTCATAAACTTTATGAAATTACTAAAATACGGATAAATCACATACTAGTTTTTTAAGGTATTGTTTTTATGAAAGCTTTTGTTGCTGGGGCTACAGGTGAAACAGGTCGTCGCATTGTCCAAGAGTTAGTAGCGCGTAACATTCCTGTACGGGCGTTTGTACGGGATATCCAGACAGCTAAAGCAATTTTGCCTCCTGATGTGGAGTTAGTGGCTGGTGATGTGTTGCAAGCAGATAGTCTCGCGGGTGCTTTAGGAGATAGTACTGTATTGCTGTGTGCGACTGGGGCAAAACCAAGTTTTGATCCAACTGGGCCATATAAAGTAGATTTTGAAGGTACAAAAAATTTAGTAGATGCTGCTAAAGCCAAGGGAATTGAACATTTTGTTTTAGTTTCTTCCTTGTGTACATCTCTGCTATTCCATCCTTTAAATTTGTTCTGGTTGATTTTAGTTTGGAAAAAGCAAGCCGAGGAATACATTCAAAAAAGTGGTCTTACCTATACCATTGTGCGACCTGGCGGTTTAAAAAACGAAGATAATACTGATGCTATCGTGATGCAGAGCGCAGATACATTATTCGATGGTAGTATTCCGCGCCAAAAAGTTGCCCAAGTTTCGGTTGCAGCACTCTTTGAACCAGCCGCCCGCAATAAGATTGTAGAGATTATTGCTAAACCAGATGGGAGTGTGAAAACACTTGGAGAGTTGTTTCAGCAATGCTGAAATAGAAGTAATGAGTTATGAGTCCAGTAGGGTGTGTTAGGCGTAAGCCGTAACGCACCGAGAACTTTGCGGTAGATTTTTTCATAATTTTGTGTAATCCCTATTTACTCATCACTCATTACTCACTACTTATTACTCATCACTCATTACTCAGCCGTCCGACTTTTAACCCGACTTTAGCCGACTGACAAAATAAAGTGCGATCGCTTAGGCTATTGGGCGTAGAGTTGAAAACATCATAATATGGTTCAGACTACCAGCCCATTAGCAGCAGATTTGGCTGGCAAAAGCTATACTGTGCCTAACTATTGGCAAATACAGCAGCGTCTTGCTTCACTGATAGATAACTATGTAGCGGACGAACAGCTACAGGAACGCTTAGAAGATTTACCCAGACAATTTACTCATCCCCAAGCGCGTCCTTGGAAGCCAATTGACTGGCAAGCTATTAACCATAGTCAAATTATTGGCATCAAACCAGAAGTATTTTTATCCATTTTGATAGGTGCAATGGATACAGAAGCACCAATTCGCGGTTATACCCAAACCAGTCGCCAATATTTAGAGAAATTACATCCCCAGATGGGGCGGTTTGTGGGTGGAACAGTCAATGAAACTGGTGAACTGCAAGAAATTGGCCTGTGGGAAAAAGAAGAACGCCAACATACACCCGCATTAATCAAGGTTTACACCCAATTAACAGGTGAAAAAATCATCCCCAAACACCGCATCGTTAGAGGCTATATCCCTACAGATGATCCGCACGAAGATTTATATCGCCACGGCTTACACCGCGTCGCTACAGAATATGGTGCAACTTGTCTTTACTTGTGGTTGATGGCTCACACAACAGGCGCACTCCAAGATGTGCTGGAAGAACTCGCCAAGGATGAAATCAACCACATGACTAAATTTTGGGGCTTCGGAGTCTGGACTTTTCCCGATACAGGATTCATCCGCATCACCACAACCCTCATCAAAACCCGTTCGCAAAGCTACGAACGCAATAACTTGATGCGTACTCTACGCCGGATGATGAATACACTCAACTGGAACGCCTGGACACCCACCAATAAAGCCACCCTACTCTTCACCTTCTCCTATACGATGCACCGTCTCTGGAAGTGGCACAACAGCCTGACTCCAGAGTATTTACAAAACATATTGGCATCTTGAAACTCTCCTTTTATTTAGCAAAACCATCATGAAATCCCTACCTTTAGACCTCAACCCCGAAAAAATCCCCCAACATATCGCTGTAATTATGGATGGGAATGGTAGATGGGCGACTAGTCGCGGACTACCGCGCATCGCTGGACATCGCCAAGGTGCAATAACTCTCAAACAACTATTACGCTGTTGTAAAGATTGGGGAATCAAAGTTCTCACAGCCTACGCATTCTCTACAGAAAATTGGCAACGTCCCATTGAAGAAGTAGATTTTCTGATGCTTTTATTTGAACGCTTTCTCCGCAGCGAGTTAGCCCAGATGCAGCAAGAAGGGGTGAAAATTTCTTTTATTGGTGATTTATCAGTTTTGCCTGTATCTCTGCAAGCCGAAATGCAACGTTCAATGACAGAAACAATGAATAACCAAGTTATTCATTTTAATGTGGCAGTGAATTATGGTAGTCGTCACGAAATTACTCAAGCCTGTCACCACATAGCCCAATTGGTGCAACAAGGTGAAATCAGCCTAGACGCAATTAATGAAAACCTTGTAGAACAATATCTTTACACCGCAGCTACACCAGCACCAGATTTACTAATTCGGACTAGTGCAGAAATGCGGTTGAGTAATTTTTTGTTGTGGCAAATGGCCTATACAGAAATGTACTTTACTGATGTTCTCTGGCCTGATTTTGACCGCGAAGCATTTCATCAAGCTTTGTTAAGTTACCAAAAACGCGATCGCCGTTTCGGTCAAATTAAAACTGTCTGTTCAGCTTAACATCAAAGTATGTTCACAAAGCAATTTCCGCTTGCATCACAGTGGGGTCGCTGGTGGGTTGCAGATGAAAGCCTAATTTTTCACAAACTCGCTGCATTCCGTAATTATCAGATAGGATATTGGCTGTAACTCGACCGATGTGTTCTTGACGACCAACTTGCAGTAAGCGCCTAACAAGTTCTGTACCTAAACCTTGACACTGATAGCGATCGCTCACAATCATCGCAAATTCCGCCGCATCTGTACCGTGCAGTTTACTCAATCGCCCAACTGCTAAAATTTGCCGCATTCCGGTTTCGGGGTCTTGATGTTCTGCTACCAGTGCCATTTCCCGGTCATAATCAATAAAGCAAATCCGGGTGAGGCGTTCGTGAGTGATGCGTTTACTCAATTTAATCAGATGAAAGTACCGAAAATAAACGCTTTCTTCGGAAAGGGTTTGGTGAAACTGTACCATTAACGGCTCATCTTCTGGACGAATGGGACGGATGGTAACTGACATCCCATTTTTCGTTGTCCAGTTGTCGATGTATTGGGTGGGATAGGGACGAATGGCTAATTTGGGTAGTTGTTCTTCTGTAATATCTGGTGGTTGGAGGAGAACACGGCCATCTAAAGCGATTAATAAAGGGAGTGGGGAGTGGGGAGTAGGGAGTAGGGGAGAATTATTTCCATTTCTTGCCATTGGCGAAGCCAGCAAGGGGTTGATGTCAATTTCTTTAATCCAAGGTTGTTCTACTACCAGTTGGCTAAATGCAACCATCAATTGTTCTAGGGCTGCCATATCTACACTTTGCCTTCCCCGCACGCCTTTGAGGGCTTTGTAAATTTTGGTGTGTTCCATCATCCGGCGGGCTAAAGTTGTGTTTAGGGGAGGTAGGGCGATCGCTCGATCCTGAAATACTTCTACTAGCTGTCCCCCTGCACCAAACAACAACACTGGCCCGAATTGGGGATCAAGGCTACTACCAATAATCAATTCGTAACCATCGGTTTTCACCATTGGCTGTACTGTTACGCCTAAAAAAAGTGCTGAGTGCTGAGTGCTGAGTGCTGAGTAGTGGGGGTCTTTGGCTATTTTTTCTTCAACGGAGGATTTGATGGTGCGATAGGCTTGTCTAACTGCTTCTGCATCCCGCAGATTTAACTGCACACCGCCGACATCGGTTTTATGGGTAATTACATGAGAATACAGTTTGACAACTACGGGATAACCAATACTTTCAGCACATTTCACCGCCTCATCTTCACTTGTCGCTACGCAGGTTTCTACAACAGGGATGCCGTAAGCTGCTAATATTTGCTTTGATTCAAACTCGGTGAGAATGGTTCGCCCATCTTGACGCGCAGAGGCGATAATTTTTGCAACTAAGTTGCGGTCTGGTATCCCTGATTGGGGATCAACTGTGGGTAAAACGGGAGTTTCATAGATACCCCGCAGGTTATAGCTAGATTGCCACATATAACTAAATATGCGGGTTGCTGTATCTGGATAGCGATAAGTCGGAATAGATTGACGGTTTAAAATTGTTTCGCCGGCGGTGACTTCTGCACCACCCATCCAACTGGCAAGAATTGGTTTACCAGGAATTTGGGCGTAGGGTTTCAATTGTTCCGCAGTTTGGGTGGGGTCGGTCATGGCTTGGGGTGTGAGAATAACCAACAAGCCGTCACTATTAGGATCTGTGGCTGCTATTTCTAAAGCTTGGGTATAACGTTGGGGGTCAGCATCCCCCAAAATATCAATCGGGTTGTTATGACTCCAATGAGTCGGGAGTATTTTATCAAAAGCTGCGATCGCATCTGGTGAAATTGTCGCCAATTCCCCACCTGCTTCAATCAACGCATCGGTCGCCAAAACTCCTGGCCCGCCTGCATTCGTTAAAATGGTCAACCTTGGCCCCTTGGGACGTGGCTGTTTTGCCAACACTTCCGCCACATCAAATAAGTCAGAAATACTATTCACCCGCAACACCCCACAACGTCGGAAAGCTGCATCTAATACCGCATCACTCCCAGCTAAAGCCCCTGTATGAGATGCTGCGGCTTTGGCGGCTGCTTCTGTGCGTCCCGCTTTAATCACAATAATCGGTTTGGTGAGGGCAACTTCTCGCGCCGCAGAAATAAAAGACCGCGCATCCCCAATAGATTCCATGTAAATCACAATACTTTTGGTGCGGGGGTCATCACCGAGATAGTAAATCAAGTCACCCCAGCCCACATCCAACATCGAACCGATGGACACGAAGGCACTAAAACCGACGTTTTCTTGAAAACTCCAATCTAGAATCGCCGTACATAAAGCCCCACTTTGACTAATAAAGCCAACATTGCCCGGACGCGCCATTGCACTGGCAAAGGTAGCATTTAACCCACTCAGGGGACTCATCACGCCTAAGCAGTTCGGGCCGATGATGCGAATGTTACCGCGACGGGCTTGGGCGAGAATTTGCTGTTCTAAAGCGATACCAGCCGCACCAGCTTCTTTAAAACCAGCAGAAATGACGATCGCACTTTTTACCCCAGCAGCAACACATTCAGCAATAATCCCCGGAACTGTTGGTGCTGGTGTAGCAATGACCGCTAAATCTACAGCTTCGGGGATATCGGCAATTTTCGGATAGGCTTTGATTCCCAATACACTATGGCGTTTGGGATTGACGGGAAACACAGTCCCACCAAAGGGATTTGTAATTAAATTCCACAAGAGAGTGCGTCCCACACTCCCTGGTGTTTCACTAGCACCAATCACTGCTACAGTTTTGGGTGCAAAGATGGCATCAAGGGGATTAAGCTTCTCTGCCTGCAAGATATCAAAGGCGCGATCGCTTGTGGGCTTGAGAGATTTCTGCATTAATCCTCCTTGAGAGTGCTGAGTGCTGAGTTGTAAGTAAATTGGGGTGGGAGTAGGGAGTAGGGAGTGGTGAGTGGGAATAGTATTCTTGAAAGCAATTTTGGTATGGGAGTATGATTTGATGTGGTAAAAAGTCATTACATTTAGACAAAGCTTCTTTCCTATTCCCTATTCCCTGTCCATATTAGACATTTTGCTTTCAGTCTATGCTTGAGTTCCACATCTGGTTCATTTCATCCAGAAATTTTTAAACTTGTCTAAGATTTGCATAATTTTGCCGAGGGCGATCGCTTTGCCGGTTTCGGTGACTTCTGAAAAGCGATCGCCAAATTCAAAGTTAACTGCGGGAACTGTCACCCACAAAGCAGGCGGACAATGGCCGTAAAGAGTTCTAGTCAAGGCTAACAGTGATTGGGGATCGGCGGTATGTCCGGCGATCGGATGATCAACAGCAGGTGAAAGCGATTGTACCTGGACATCAAAAGATTCTGAAGGTACATAAGCATCCACAAAAATTGCTAATTCTGCATTTGCTAAAGCATCAGCTAATTCGGGTGTCAGTTGGTGGACTGCTAAGGATTTCACCGCCGATAAATGCCAAGAGGCAATTTCATCAGCAATTCTTTGACCAATGCCATCATCACTCCGCAAGTCATTACCATAACCAATCACCATGACGGTTGCATTCATTTTTTTCGTTTGCTTTAATGCACTCAAAATTAATGATAAATTTGTCAATTTACAATGTGATGAAAATAAAAAACTAACCGCAGAGGAATGCGGATGGACACAGATAAATTTGCACCTCAACAGATGAGGAAAGGCGATGATTGTTTATTTTTGAACTTATAAAAAAAATTTGAGGAACTTGTGAGGATAGAGAATATTCTTGTAAATTACTATTACTATAATTTGATAAATTGATGCAATTCCTCTGGTGATTTTTGGCATCAGCAGTTTTATGATGAATTTGAATCAACAATCTTTGAGGCTGTTTTATGTCTGAAGTCAATTATCAACAGCCAATTAATGCGGTGGCTACTCTTTTAGAAAAGTATGCTGAGGGACAACGGGATTTTGAGAGGGCGGAACTTGCTGATGCTGACTTACAAGGTGTTAATCTCAAAGGGTCTGACTTGAGTTACGCGGACTTAAGTACAGCTAATCTACGAGGCGCAAATCTTCGGGGAAGTGACCTGAGTTATTCCGATCTTTCCCAAGCTGACCTCACAGATGCAGACTTGCGGGGTGCTTTATTAATGTCAGCCAATCTCCGCCAAGCCAATCTTCAAGGTACAAAGCTAGACAAGGCAGACTGCGATCGCAACACCCATTTTCCCCCAAATTTCGACCCGGTTCAGGCAGGAGTTCAAATCAAATCAGAGTTTTAAGTCAATACGGTTCAGATAAGAAAACTCAATTACAACAAAACCAGCGAATGATAACTCAACAAAAAACGAAAAAATGATTTTGGAGGGGGATTGGGGGACGCAACCGTCCCCCAATCGGGGGCGTGGGGGAGAATCCCCCAAATCTTGCTCATTGTCTGATAGGTAGAGCAGAAATTGAGAAATCAACTCTCATCACCTCAACTGAACCGTATTGAGTTATAAGTAGGTGGATACACATAGAAGACGCATTTCGACTCCGCTCAATGCTCGATCAGCTTACTAAAAGAAGGTTGATCGCAGTTTACAGCACTCAGCACTCAGCACTTTACTCTAAAACTTTAATTTCACTCAGTTGATTAATCACCACATCCGCACCTTGGACATGATCTGATTGACCAATCCATGTGATCCCAATACACCCTGCGGCTTTGGCGTTTTTTGCCATAAGCATATCGCCAACCGCATCGCCAACCATGAGTGCGGCGCTTGGTTCTACTCCTACCACTTCACAAGCTTGTAAAAACAAAGTTGGATCTGGTTTACCAGGGCCATCATCCACACCAATTTGCGCTTGAAGATAATCACCCAAATTGTACCGAGTGGCAAAGGCTTGTATTTTTGCTGTAGTAGCTGCTGAGATGATCCCCAGTTTCAGTCCAGCCGCAGATAGAGACTGTAATAACTCCAAACTCCCTGGTAACAGGGGTGCGGGGGATGCTTCGAGATATTTTTCGGCTTCTTGGAAACTTTGACGGGCAATTTTAAGAGATTCAAACCATCCTCTACCAGTTTCAGCAATATAGGCGGCTGTAGCGATTTCAGTTTCACGACGACTACCTACCGCCATTAAACCAGCCAGATCGAGGGAATTACTATCAATACCGTAAGCCATTAATAAAGGTTCGCCAATTCCCGGAAATTGAGCATCGATAATTCTGGCTGCTTTTTGTCCCAGCGATCGCAAATAAACTTCTGAGTCTTCTAAAGTACCGTTTTTGTCAAAAAAAATCGCCTGAATATTATCAAAAGTAATATTTTTACATTGAATAGTTGCCAAAATTTTTCACCCCGGTTAAAAAATGTCATAAAAAAAGAGGGGATATCCCTCTTTTTTCAAAATTGAATGCAATTATCTATTAATCTTACTCTTCAATAGCTACGGGAATTTCTTCTTCAATAGCTACGGGAATTTCTTCTTCAATAGCTGCTGGAATCTCTTCTTCAGCTACAGCTTCCTCAGTCGGAGGTGCAGTGATACCTTGTTGTTTAGCTAACAGTTGCTCACGATATTTAGCTGCCATTTCTTCAGCTTTATCGTAAACCAAATCACGGTTTTTAATCATATCACCGGGTTCTGGTTCTAACTGTTTGGTAGACAGAGAAATCCGTCCTCTTTCAGCATCCAAATCAATGATCATCACTTTCACTTCATCATTGACATTGAACACACTGTGAGGTGTATCGATATGTTCGTGAGAAATTTCCGAGATGTGTAACAAGCCACTGACACCACCGATGTCGATGAAAGCACCGTAAGGCTTGATACCGCGAACTGTACCAATTACTACTTCGCCAACTTCGAGGCGGTTCATCTTACGTTCAACCAGCGCCCGACGATGAGATAAAACTAGGCGGTTACGTTCTTCGTCTACTTCTAAGAACTTCAAGGGGAGTTCTTCACCCACTAATTCTTCTTTGGGTTTGCGGGTACTAATGTGGGAACCAGGGATAAATCCACGTAATCCCTCAATCCGTACTAATGCACCACCACGGTTTGTCGCAAATACACCAGAACGAACAGTTGCATCTTCAGCTTGCAACTGACGTACACGCTCCCAAGCCCGCATATATTCAATACGGCGAATCGAAAGGGTCAACTGACCATCTTCGTTTTCATCGGTGAGGATGAAAAATTCCCGTGTTTCGTTTGATTGTAAAACTTCTTCCGGGGCATCTACCCGGTTGATAGACATTTCTTGTATGGGGATATATGCTGCTGTTTTAGCACCGATGTCAATCAGAGCGCCGCGCGGCTCTATACTGAAAACCGTTCCTGGTACAATATCTCCAGGGCTAAAGTGATAGTCGTATTTGTCAAGTAGAGCAGCGAAATCTTCGTGAGTAAATCCAATTTCTGTAGCGGTTATGTTCTGATTGACCATGCTGATTTGTTCCTGGTTCTAGTCTCCGTAAAGTTTTGTGACATAATGATAATGCCTGTGTAAGCCACTGAAGACCAGTATACGCTTACGTCCCTTATTAATCCTAGCGTAGAAAGCTAGTGTTAACACATATCAACTTCCAGATAGAAGATTATATCATATAGACAATGGCATTTGGCTATCAGCCATAAGTAGGATTTAGGCAGCAAAACTAAAAATCAAGGGTTTGGAAATCAAGGGTTTGAGGGTGAAGGGGTGTATGTGATCAAAACCCTGATACCCTTCTAAATATTCATTAAAATATCCGCCGTTATAGCTAACGGCGGATATTTTGTGTTGAAAGCTTGGTAATAGTAACCTACTACTCGTCTTTTTTCTCAATGCGGGGAGGTTCGCGGAAGGCGATCGCAAAAAACAGAACGCCTATGCACAAAGTAAAAATTAAAATGTATGCAACGCTTTCCATTTCAAAAGCTCCTTAAAGTTCTGAGTGCTGAGTTCCGAGTGCTAAGTTCAGGATTTTACTCAGAACTCATTACTCATTACTCAGCACTAAATAATTAGAGGGCTTCCTTACGGCGGGTTGATTTATCACCCACTTTCTGGAACAGACCCCATTCGACTTGCTCTTCTAGGTCGGCTTCTACACCAGCAAATACGTCTCGGTAGATTGTCCGAGCGCCGTGCCACAAGTGACCGAAGAAGAACAGTAAAGCGAATACTGCGTGTCCAAAGGTAAACCAACCTCTAGGACTGGTACGGAATACCCCGTCAGAGTTCAAGGTTTCGCGGTCAAATTCAAAGATTTCGCCGCCTTGAGCTTTACGAGCATATTTCTTCACATCAGCAGGATCTGTGAAGGTCTTACCGTCTAAGTCACCACCATAGAAGCTAACGGTGACACCAGTTTGTTCAAAGCTATATTTAGATTCTGCCCGACGGAAAGGAATGTCAGCACGGACAACACCATCGCTGTCGGTCAAAATTACGGGGAAGGTTTCAAAGAAGTTAGGTAGACGACGGACAGTCAGTTCTCTACCTTCAGCATCTGTGAATACTGCGTGACCTTGCCAAGACTGAGCAATACCATCACCCTTAACCATAGGGCCTGTACGGAACAAACCACCTTTGGCGGGGCTATTACCAACGTAATCGTAGAATGCCAGTTTTTCAGGAATTTGTGACCAAGCTTCAGACAAGCTTGAACCACCAGCAACGCTGGCTTGTACACGACGGTTAATTTCTTGACGGAAGTAGCCTTGATCCCATTGGTAACGGGTAGGGCCAAACAGTTCGATGGGGGTGGTTGCGCTACCGTACCACATGGTACCAGCCACAACGAAAGCCGAGAAGAATACCGCCGCAATACTGCTGGAAAGTACGGTTTCAATGTTACCCATCCTTAGGGCTTTGTATAACCTTTCGGGTGGTCTAACTGTGAGGTGGAATAAACCAGCAATAATACCAACTACACCTGCGGCGATGTGGTGAGCCACAATACCACCAGGGTTAAAGGGGTTAAAGCCATCTGGCCCCCATTCTGGTGCTACTGGCTGGATGCTACCTGTGACTCCATAAGCGTCAGAGATCCACATCCCAGGGCCGTAAAGTCCGGTGAGGTGGAATGCACCAAAGCCAAAGCAAAGTAAACCAGATAAGAACAGGTGAATACCAAACATTTTTGGCAAGTCTAGTGCTGGTTCACCAGTCCGAGGATCTCTAAAGAGTTCCAAATCCCAGTAAACCCAGTGCCAAACTGCGGCTAAGAATAATAAACCAGAAAGTACGATGTGAGCAGCAGCTACACCTTCAAAAGACCAAAAACCAGGGTCGGTAGCAGGGCCACCAGTGACGCTCCAGCCGCCCCAAGATTGGGTAACACCTAGACGTGCCATGAAGGGCAGCACGAACATCCCTTGTCGCCACATGGGGTTGAGAACAGGGTCGCTGGGGTCATAAATAGCGAGTTCATATAACGCCATTGAACCAGCCCAGCCTGCCACCAGGGCTGTGTGCATCAAGTGTACAGAAATCAGCCGCCCTGGATCGTTCAGAACAACTGTATGTACTCGGTACCAAGGTAGTCCCATCGACTACGCTCCTCCTCGAAGAGTTATGTTTACAAAGCAATTTATTTACTGAGTTCTTTAAATTGGCGAAGACCGCTTTTTTAAAGAATTCTCTGAGTTTTTTTATTGCCAGGGTTCTGAGTTTAACCACGGCTCAGTCTTTACAAGACAGACTGTGTGGCTTTGGCAACACTTAGACGCTGCGGTTGCTTTACCTTTTGGGGTTGCGATCGCTTGTCTTCTCCAAGAATTTTTTCATAAAATTCTCCCTGGTTCTAATAGAACTCGGCAAATACCGGGTTGGTATTCGGGTAATCGAGCGAGCTAACCTTGTTGGCAGCAGCTTTGTAGTCGTCTACGCGATCGCCATGCAAAAATGAGAATGTTTTAAAAAGTGTAACTATTGATGGAATTGTTTGCAAGCGGGTAAATCGATGCGATCGGTATTCCATCTGTGTTATCTTCTCACAAATCTCCGTCACAATTTCATTTACGTAATTCTCTAGGACTTAAGCACAAAAATTCTCTCTTGAGAATGGGTGTAAGAGCTTCAGGGTGTAAGGGTGCATGATTTTAGCTCATTTATTCCACTTACACCCCTAAACCCCACTCTCAAAAGAGAATGTTTTTGGGCAATACTTTCAGTTAAATTACTGTGTCACCAAATGGATGTTTTGTAGCTGACACTTGGCTTCGGCTGTATTGAGACGTTCAATTACCTGTTCAGCACTCATTAG from Aulosira sp. FACHB-615 includes:
- the psbB gene encoding photosystem II chlorophyll-binding protein CP47, with the protein product MGLPWYRVHTVVLNDPGRLISVHLMHTALVAGWAGSMALYELAIYDPSDPVLNPMWRQGMFVLPFMARLGVTQSWGGWSVTGGPATDPGFWSFEGVAAAHIVLSGLLFLAAVWHWVYWDLELFRDPRTGEPALDLPKMFGIHLFLSGLLCFGFGAFHLTGLYGPGMWISDAYGVTGSIQPVAPEWGPDGFNPFNPGGIVAHHIAAGVVGIIAGLFHLTVRPPERLYKALRMGNIETVLSSSIAAVFFSAFVVAGTMWYGSATTPIELFGPTRYQWDQGYFRQEINRRVQASVAGGSSLSEAWSQIPEKLAFYDYVGNSPAKGGLFRTGPMVKGDGIAQSWQGHAVFTDAEGRELTVRRLPNFFETFPVILTDSDGVVRADIPFRRAESKYSFEQTGVTVSFYGGDLDGKTFTDPADVKKYARKAQGGEIFEFDRETLNSDGVFRTSPRGWFTFGHAVFALLFFFGHLWHGARTIYRDVFAGVEADLEEQVEWGLFQKVGDKSTRRKEAL
- a CDS encoding ferritin-like domain-containing protein; this encodes MVQTTSPLAADLAGKSYTVPNYWQIQQRLASLIDNYVADEQLQERLEDLPRQFTHPQARPWKPIDWQAINHSQIIGIKPEVFLSILIGAMDTEAPIRGYTQTSRQYLEKLHPQMGRFVGGTVNETGELQEIGLWEKEERQHTPALIKVYTQLTGEKIIPKHRIVRGYIPTDDPHEDLYRHGLHRVATEYGATCLYLWLMAHTTGALQDVLEELAKDEINHMTKFWGFGVWTFPDTGFIRITTTLIKTRSQSYERNNLMRTLRRMMNTLNWNAWTPTNKATLLFTFSYTMHRLWKWHNSLTPEYLQNILAS
- a CDS encoding 30S ribosomal protein S1 codes for the protein MVNQNITATEIGFTHEDFAALLDKYDYHFSPGDIVPGTVFSIEPRGALIDIGAKTAAYIPIQEMSINRVDAPEEVLQSNETREFFILTDENEDGQLTLSIRRIEYMRAWERVRQLQAEDATVRSGVFATNRGGALVRIEGLRGFIPGSHISTRKPKEELVGEELPLKFLEVDEERNRLVLSHRRALVERKMNRLEVGEVVIGTVRGIKPYGAFIDIGGVSGLLHISEISHEHIDTPHSVFNVNDEVKVMIIDLDAERGRISLSTKQLEPEPGDMIKNRDLVYDKAEEMAAKYREQLLAKQQGITAPPTEEAVAEEEIPAAIEEEIPVAIEEEIPVAIEE
- a CDS encoding pentapeptide repeat-containing protein, giving the protein MSEVNYQQPINAVATLLEKYAEGQRDFERAELADADLQGVNLKGSDLSYADLSTANLRGANLRGSDLSYSDLSQADLTDADLRGALLMSANLRQANLQGTKLDKADCDRNTHFPPNFDPVQAGVQIKSEF
- a CDS encoding bifunctional acetate--CoA ligase family protein/GNAT family N-acetyltransferase; amino-acid sequence: MQKSLKPTSDRAFDILQAEKLNPLDAIFAPKTVAVIGASETPGSVGRTLLWNLITNPFGGTVFPVNPKRHSVLGIKAYPKIADIPEAVDLAVIATPAPTVPGIIAECVAAGVKSAIVISAGFKEAGAAGIALEQQILAQARRGNIRIIGPNCLGVMSPLSGLNATFASAMARPGNVGFISQSGALCTAILDWSFQENVGFSAFVSIGSMLDVGWGDLIYYLGDDPRTKSIVIYMESIGDARSFISAAREVALTKPIIVIKAGRTEAAAKAAASHTGALAGSDAVLDAAFRRCGVLRVNSISDLFDVAEVLAKQPRPKGPRLTILTNAGGPGVLATDALIEAGGELATISPDAIAAFDKILPTHWSHNNPIDILGDADPQRYTQALEIAATDPNSDGLLVILTPQAMTDPTQTAEQLKPYAQIPGKPILASWMGGAEVTAGETILNRQSIPTYRYPDTATRIFSYMWQSSYNLRGIYETPVLPTVDPQSGIPDRNLVAKIIASARQDGRTILTEFESKQILAAYGIPVVETCVATSEDEAVKCAESIGYPVVVKLYSHVITHKTDVGGVQLNLRDAEAVRQAYRTIKSSVEEKIAKDPHYSALSTQHSALFLGVTVQPMVKTDGYELIIGSSLDPQFGPVLLFGAGGQLVEVFQDRAIALPPLNTTLARRMMEHTKIYKALKGVRGRQSVDMAALEQLMVAFSQLVVEQPWIKEIDINPLLASPMARNGNNSPLLPTPHSPLPLLIALDGRVLLQPPDITEEQLPKLAIRPYPTQYIDNWTTKNGMSVTIRPIRPEDEPLMVQFHQTLSEESVYFRYFHLIKLSKRITHERLTRICFIDYDREMALVAEHQDPETGMRQILAVGRLSKLHGTDAAEFAMIVSDRYQCQGLGTELVRRLLQVGRQEHIGRVTANILSDNYGMQRVCEKLGFHLQPTSDPTVMQAEIAL
- a CDS encoding hydrogenase maturation protease, with product MNATVMVIGYGNDLRSDDGIGQRIADEIASWHLSAVKSLAVHQLTPELADALANAELAIFVDAYVPSESFDVQVQSLSPAVDHPIAGHTADPQSLLALTRTLYGHCPPALWVTVPAVNFEFGDRFSEVTETGKAIALGKIMQILDKFKNFWMK
- a CDS encoding isoprenyl transferase gives rise to the protein MKSLPLDLNPEKIPQHIAVIMDGNGRWATSRGLPRIAGHRQGAITLKQLLRCCKDWGIKVLTAYAFSTENWQRPIEEVDFLMLLFERFLRSELAQMQQEGVKISFIGDLSVLPVSLQAEMQRSMTETMNNQVIHFNVAVNYGSRHEITQACHHIAQLVQQGEISLDAINENLVEQYLYTAATPAPDLLIRTSAEMRLSNFLLWQMAYTEMYFTDVLWPDFDREAFHQALLSYQKRDRRFGQIKTVCSA
- a CDS encoding photosystem II reaction center protein T, yielding MESVAYILIFTLCIGVLFFAIAFREPPRIEKKDE
- a CDS encoding HAD family hydrolase — its product is MATIQCKNITFDNIQAIFFDKNGTLEDSEVYLRSLGQKAARIIDAQFPGIGEPLLMAYGIDSNSLDLAGLMAVGSRRETEIATAAYIAETGRGWFESLKIARQSFQEAEKYLEASPAPLLPGSLELLQSLSAAGLKLGIISAATTAKIQAFATRYNLGDYLQAQIGVDDGPGKPDPTLFLQACEVVGVEPSAALMVGDAVGDMLMAKNAKAAGCIGITWIGQSDHVQGADVVINQLSEIKVLE
- a CDS encoding NAD(P)H-binding protein, encoding MKAFVAGATGETGRRIVQELVARNIPVRAFVRDIQTAKAILPPDVELVAGDVLQADSLAGALGDSTVLLCATGAKPSFDPTGPYKVDFEGTKNLVDAAKAKGIEHFVLVSSLCTSLLFHPLNLFWLILVWKKQAEEYIQKSGLTYTIVRPGGLKNEDNTDAIVMQSADTLFDGSIPRQKVAQVSVAALFEPAARNKIVEIIAKPDGSVKTLGELFQQC